Proteins encoded together in one Ipomoea triloba cultivar NCNSP0323 chromosome 4, ASM357664v1 window:
- the LOC116017269 gene encoding DNA repair protein RAD51 homolog 3, protein MEVSSLPISASQRGKLISAGYTSLSSLFSVSSFDLARDLKISENEALAILEVASQRAGLGRTNGSHAVVSGAQNAWDMLCEEESLGRITTCCADLDEILGGGISCQEVTEIGGVPGIGKTQLGIQLAVNVQIPSDYGGLQGKAIYIDTEGSFMVERALQIAEACAEDMQDYSGLLHKDKQAHQIRMQPKDLLNNIFYFRVCSYTEQIAVINYLEKFVSEHKDVKLVVIDSITFHFRQDFVDMALRTRLLGGLALKLMKLAKKFSLAVVLLNQVTTKYSEGSYQLTLALGDSWSHACTNRIILYWNGNERNAYIDKSPSVRSACAAYAVTRRGIRNSTSSCKRVKMM, encoded by the exons ATGGAGGTATCGAGCCTACCCATATCGGCGTCGCAAAGGGGAAAGCTAATATCCGCCGGCTACACTTCTCTATCCTCCCTATTCTCCGTCTCTTCCTTCGACCTTGCTCGAG ATTTAAAAATATCGGAGAATGAGGCACTTGCTATTCTTGAAGTTGCATCTCAGAGAGCGGGACTGGGAAGAACCAATGGAAGTCATGCCGTTGTCAGTG GAGCACAGAATGCCTGGGATATGCTGTGTGAGGAGGAATCACTTGGACGGATCACAACATGTTGTGCGGATCTGGATGAGATCTTGGGTGGGGGAATAAGTTGTCAAGAAGTTACTGAAATTG GTGGAGTACCAGGAATTGGTAAAACACAACTAGG GATTCAACTTGCAGTGAATGTCCAAATACCATCTGATTATGGTGGCCTTCAAGGGAAGGCAATTTATATAG ACACAGAAGGCAGCTTCATGGTGGAGCGTGCTTTACAGATTGCGGAAGCTTGTGCTGAGGACATGCAAGATTATAGTGGCCTCTTACACAAGGATAAGCAGGCCCATCAAATTAGAATGCAGCCAAAAGATTTACTTAATAATATATTCTATTTCCGCGTTTGTAGTTACACTGAGCAAATTGCTGTCATAAATTACCTAGAGAAGTTTGTCTCAGAACATAAAGAT GTTAAGTTGGTTGTTATTGATAGCATTACTTTTCACTTTCGTCAAGATTTTGTTGACATGGCTCTTAGAACTCGACTGCTTGGTGGGCTGGCCTTAAAGTTGATGAAGCTTGCCAAGAAGTTTAGTTTGGCA GTTGTCTTATTGAATCAAGTAACCACCAAATATTCTGAAGGTTCATATCAATTGACTCTTGCCCTTG GTGATAGCTGGTCACATGCTTGTACTAACCGCATCATTCTTTACTGGAATGGGAATGAAAGAAATGCATACATTGATAAGTCGCCCTCTGTTCGATCAGCATGTGCTGCATATGCAGTGACGAGAAGAGGCATCCGGAACTCAACTTCCAGCTGCAAACGAGTCAAGATGATGTAA